A single window of Acetohalobium arabaticum DSM 5501 DNA harbors:
- a CDS encoding 2-oxoacid:acceptor oxidoreductase family protein yields the protein MANLTEIRWHGRGGQGAKTASILLGKVASKTGKNIQAFPEYGPERMGAPVLAFNRISDEELTVHCQVTEPSIVTVLDPTLLEAVDVTEGIPADGKIIINTTKSPTDVKKELDFEGEVYTVDADGISTDEIGAAFPNTPMLGALVKVTDLLEFDNFKEQVEKEFKKKFASKPEVIDGNMKSIERAYQEVKSE from the coding sequence ATGGCAAATTTAACAGAAATTCGCTGGCATGGTCGTGGAGGACAGGGTGCTAAGACAGCATCTATTCTATTAGGCAAGGTTGCTTCAAAAACTGGCAAGAATATTCAAGCATTTCCAGAGTATGGTCCAGAAAGAATGGGGGCACCAGTATTAGCATTCAATAGGATTAGTGATGAGGAACTTACAGTTCACTGTCAGGTTACTGAACCGAGTATAGTGACTGTTTTAGATCCTACTTTACTGGAAGCTGTTGATGTAACTGAAGGTATACCAGCTGACGGTAAAATTATTATTAATACCACTAAATCTCCAACCGATGTTAAGAAGGAATTAGACTTTGAGGGAGAAGTATATACTGTTGATGCTGATGGTATCTCTACTGATGAAATTGGAGCTGCTTTTCCTAATACTCCAATGTTGGGGGCATTAGTAAAGGTAACTGATTTATTGGAATTTGATAACTTCAAAGAACAGGTTGAGAAGGAATTCAAAAAGAAGTTTGCTAGTAAGCCTGAAGTTATTGATGGTAATATGAAATCAATTGAACGGG
- a CDS encoding DUF2508 family protein codes for MKAELVTLEDLDPTIDEELENARQEWREARRYFERVEDPYLIDYAIYSLEAAEAKYNYLIKKARRLKSHQ; via the coding sequence ATGAAGGCTGAATTAGTTACTTTAGAAGATCTTGATCCTACAATTGATGAAGAACTGGAGAATGCTAGACAGGAATGGAGAGAAGCAAGAAGATATTTTGAGAGAGTAGAGGATCCTTATTTGATTGATTATGCTATTTATTCTTTGGAAGCTGCAGAAGCTAAGTATAATTATCTAATAAAAAAGGCTAGACGTTTAAAGAGTCACCAGTAA